A DNA window from Actinokineospora baliensis contains the following coding sequences:
- a CDS encoding PH domain-containing protein, translated as MSDVEWRLRAPANLVSKKAVLLWTLRAVIFWVVVVGAQGVVLLVVDGVPGWVRGTAVGAGVVGVVHTLVMPRWRYRVHRWETTADAVFTRSGWVSQEWRLAPISRIQTVDTARGPLEQLLGLSTITVTTASAQGPLKVEGLDAGVAARVVGELAATTQVTPGDAT; from the coding sequence GTGAGTGATGTGGAGTGGCGGTTGCGGGCGCCTGCGAACCTGGTCAGCAAGAAGGCTGTTCTGCTGTGGACACTGCGGGCGGTGATCTTCTGGGTGGTGGTCGTCGGGGCTCAGGGGGTGGTGCTGCTCGTCGTCGACGGGGTGCCGGGGTGGGTTCGGGGGACGGCGGTCGGGGCTGGGGTGGTGGGGGTGGTGCACACCCTGGTGATGCCCCGGTGGCGGTACCGGGTGCACCGCTGGGAGACGACCGCCGACGCCGTGTTCACCAGGAGTGGGTGGGTGAGCCAGGAGTGGCGGTTGGCGCCGATCTCCCGGATCCAGACCGTGGACACCGCGAGGGGGCCGTTGGAGCAGTTGTTGGGCCTGTCCACGATCACCGTCACCACCGCTTCGGCGCAGGGGCCGCTCAAGGTCGAGGGGCTCGACGCCGGGGTGGCGGCGCGGGTGGTGGGGGAGTTGGCGGCCACGACGCAGGTGACTCCGGGGGATGCGACGTGA
- a CDS encoding L,D-transpeptidase has translation MARGWAWVGVVAAVAAVAGCTAAESAQPGGTSVPGSAPTATSTSSTKPPAPLALALTPADKAADVAPGEPVTVAATGGKLTAVAVTGQDGRAVTGALAADGGSWQSAEPLGYGKTYTTTATAQDGQGKQASATSTFTTAKPKRQTALSMNPLDGQKVGVGQTFAFYFDTAITDKAAAEKAIQVTATPATEGAYYWFNDKEVHWRPKEYWKSGTTVTVNAAIYGKNLGNGVFGREDRKATVTIGDSVVAVADGTTHQMTVTVNGVLARTIPVSLGKKAHETPVGTYTVMSEHTNYVMDSSTYGVPADSAAGYRTKVAVASRMSNSGIFFHSAPWSVRDQGVRNVSHGCINMSTENAAWLQGISNKGDVIVVQNSGGPVLEAWDGLSVWQVPWDTWKAGGKK, from the coding sequence ATGGCCAGGGGTTGGGCGTGGGTCGGGGTGGTGGCGGCGGTGGCCGCGGTGGCGGGGTGCACCGCGGCGGAGTCCGCCCAACCGGGTGGTACGAGCGTGCCGGGGTCGGCACCCACAGCGACCAGCACCTCGTCGACCAAACCCCCCGCGCCGCTCGCGCTGGCGCTGACCCCCGCCGACAAGGCCGCCGACGTCGCCCCGGGTGAACCGGTGACGGTCGCGGCGACCGGGGGCAAGCTCACCGCGGTGGCGGTGACCGGGCAGGACGGCCGGGCGGTGACCGGTGCGCTCGCCGCGGACGGCGGGTCGTGGCAGAGCGCGGAACCGCTGGGGTACGGCAAGACCTACACGACCACCGCGACCGCCCAGGACGGGCAGGGCAAGCAGGCGTCGGCCACTTCGACCTTCACGACCGCGAAACCCAAGCGGCAGACCGCGTTGTCGATGAACCCGCTGGACGGCCAGAAGGTCGGCGTCGGGCAGACCTTCGCGTTCTACTTCGACACCGCGATCACCGACAAGGCCGCCGCCGAGAAGGCCATCCAGGTCACCGCGACGCCCGCGACCGAGGGCGCCTACTACTGGTTCAACGACAAGGAAGTGCACTGGCGGCCCAAGGAGTACTGGAAGTCCGGTACGACCGTCACCGTCAACGCCGCGATCTACGGCAAGAACCTCGGCAACGGCGTCTTCGGCCGTGAGGACCGCAAGGCGACCGTGACCATCGGCGACTCGGTGGTCGCCGTCGCCGACGGCACCACCCACCAGATGACCGTGACCGTCAACGGCGTCCTCGCCCGCACGATCCCGGTGTCGCTGGGCAAGAAGGCCCACGAGACGCCGGTGGGCACCTACACGGTCATGAGCGAGCACACCAACTACGTGATGGACTCCTCGACCTACGGCGTCCCCGCCGACTCGGCCGCCGGGTACCGCACGAAGGTGGCCGTGGCGTCGCGGATGTCCAACAGCGGCATCTTCTTCCACTCGGCGCCGTGGTCGGTGCGCGACCAGGGCGTGCGCAACGTCAGCCACGGCTGCATCAACATGTCGACCGAGAACGCCGCCTGGCTGCAGGGCATCTCCAACAAGGGCGACGTGATCGTGGTGCAGAACTCCGGCGGGCCCGTGCTGGAGGCGTGGGACGGCTTGAGCGTGTGGCAGGTGCCGTGGGACACCTGGAAGGCGGGCGGCAAGAAGTAG
- the orn gene encoding oligoribonuclease, with the protein MTDRLVWIDCEMTGLDLGRDALIEIAALVTDSELTILGEGIDLVIHADEPSLAAMPDVVRDMHARSGLTDEVRASTLTVAEAERQVLDYIRGWVPEARVAPLCGNSIATDRGFISRDMPALDAHLHYRMVDVSSIKELCRRWYPRVYYAQPDKGLAHRALADIRESIRELRYYRGTAFVPQPGPSTEEARAVAEAVSTPLA; encoded by the coding sequence GTGACCGACCGGCTGGTGTGGATCGACTGCGAGATGACCGGACTCGACCTGGGCCGCGACGCCCTGATCGAGATCGCCGCCCTGGTGACCGACTCCGAGCTCACCATCCTGGGCGAGGGGATCGATCTGGTCATCCACGCCGACGAGCCCAGCCTGGCCGCGATGCCCGACGTGGTGCGCGACATGCACGCCCGCTCCGGGCTCACCGACGAGGTCCGCGCCTCCACCCTGACCGTCGCCGAGGCCGAGCGCCAGGTCCTGGACTACATCCGCGGCTGGGTCCCCGAAGCCAGGGTCGCCCCCCTCTGCGGGAACTCCATCGCGACCGACCGCGGCTTCATCTCCCGCGACATGCCCGCCCTGGACGCCCACCTGCACTACCGCATGGTCGACGTGTCCTCCATCAAGGAACTGTGCCGCCGCTGGTACCCGCGGGTGTACTACGCGCAGCCGGACAAGGGCCTCGCCCACCGCGCACTGGCCGACATCCGAGAGTCGATCCGCGAGCTCAGGTACTACCGGGGCACGGCGTTCGTGCCCCAGCCAGGCCCCTCCACCGAGGAAGCCAGGGCCGTCGCGGAAGCTGTCTCGACCCCCTTGGCATAA
- a CDS encoding M28 family metallopeptidase: protein MPRKAVLPLAAGLALVGAVLTIPTANAGQALAAPDISVANVQAHLNQFQTIATNNGGNRAHGRPGYKASVDWVKAKLDAAGWTTSVRTFTSSGATGYNLIADWPGGDANNVLMAGAHLDSVSAGPGINDNGSGSAGLLEVALAVSRTQARPTKHLRFGWWGAEELGLVGSTAYVNSLSTTERAKIKGYLNFDMTGSPNPAYFVYSSSGQPTGSSALQSALEEHFRNIGVPTETTSVGGRSDHAAFARSGIPVGGLFSGAEGRKTAAQAQKWGGTANAAYDPCYHRSCDRTTNINATSLDRHSDAMAYAIWKLAGIA, encoded by the coding sequence ATGCCAAGGAAAGCCGTTCTGCCGCTCGCGGCGGGCCTGGCCCTCGTCGGCGCCGTGCTGACGATCCCGACCGCCAACGCGGGTCAGGCGCTCGCGGCGCCCGACATCTCGGTCGCGAACGTGCAGGCACACCTCAACCAGTTCCAGACCATCGCCACCAACAACGGCGGCAACCGGGCGCACGGCCGGCCCGGCTACAAGGCGTCCGTGGACTGGGTGAAGGCCAAGCTCGACGCGGCGGGCTGGACGACGTCGGTGCGGACGTTCACTTCGAGCGGGGCGACCGGCTACAACCTGATCGCGGACTGGCCCGGCGGCGACGCCAACAACGTCCTGATGGCGGGCGCGCACCTCGACAGCGTGAGCGCGGGCCCGGGCATCAACGACAACGGCAGCGGCTCGGCCGGTCTGCTCGAGGTCGCCCTGGCGGTGTCGCGCACGCAGGCCAGGCCGACCAAGCACCTGCGGTTCGGCTGGTGGGGCGCCGAGGAGCTCGGCCTGGTCGGCTCGACCGCCTACGTCAACTCGCTGTCGACGACCGAGCGGGCGAAGATCAAGGGCTACCTGAACTTCGACATGACCGGCTCCCCGAACCCGGCGTACTTCGTCTACTCCTCCAGCGGCCAGCCCACCGGCTCGTCGGCCCTGCAGTCGGCCCTGGAGGAGCACTTCCGCAACATCGGCGTCCCCACCGAAACCACCTCGGTCGGCGGCCGCTCCGACCACGCCGCCTTCGCCCGCTCCGGCATCCCCGTCGGCGGCCTCTTCAGCGGTGCCGAGGGCCGCAAGACCGCCGCCCAAGCCCAGAAGTGGGGCGGCACGGCGAACGCCGCCTACGACCCCTGCTACCACCGCTCCTGCGACCGCACCACCAACATCAACGCCACCTCCCTGGACCGGCACAGCGACGCCATGGCCTACGCCATCTGGAAGCTCGCGGGCATCGCCTAA
- a CDS encoding RNA-binding S4 domain-containing protein, translating into MRDVHIRDEMIRLGQLLKLSGIAEDGTHAKDLLDAGDVAVNGEQEFRRGRQVHPGDHVTVGREEIRVTGA; encoded by the coding sequence ATGCGTGACGTGCACATCCGCGACGAGATGATCCGGCTGGGACAGCTGCTCAAGCTGTCCGGTATCGCCGAAGACGGGACCCACGCCAAGGACCTCTTGGACGCCGGTGACGTGGCCGTCAACGGCGAGCAGGAGTTCCGGCGGGGCAGGCAGGTCCACCCGGGCGACCACGTGACCGTGGGCCGCGAGGAGATCAGGGTGACCGGCGCCTGA
- a CDS encoding DUF4184 family protein, whose product MPYTLSHAAAVLPFVRRTPLVGSALVVGSMSPDLLYFVALEPGVDQRTHTWLGLVLIDLPVALAVLAVFHALVAPALVALAPRWVRERVHPRPPRLGVAAVGWIVVSVLLGGVTHLVWDAFTHHNGWVVLQYPKLFREWLWVGMPRYHFLQLFSSVVGGVVLIWWAVMTLRRREPRAVAPLYSPPRRPGLVIAAVLAAGAGLAAVRAVTVMAWMDDQSVVGFARTLAAGVAPSGAQVAAGTARIAICVVTGAFVALMVVGVLQRARQRTAGPVD is encoded by the coding sequence ATGCCCTACACGTTGTCCCACGCAGCTGCCGTGTTGCCGTTTGTTCGGCGGACACCGCTGGTGGGGTCGGCGTTGGTGGTGGGGTCGATGTCGCCGGATTTGTTGTACTTCGTGGCGCTCGAGCCGGGGGTGGACCAGCGGACGCACACCTGGCTCGGTCTTGTGCTGATCGATTTGCCCGTGGCCCTCGCCGTGCTCGCGGTGTTCCACGCGCTGGTCGCCCCGGCGCTGGTCGCCTTGGCGCCGCGGTGGGTTCGGGAGCGGGTTCATCCCCGACCGCCGCGGCTGGGGGTCGCGGCGGTCGGGTGGATCGTGGTGTCGGTGCTGCTCGGCGGGGTGACGCACCTGGTGTGGGACGCCTTCACGCACCACAACGGGTGGGTGGTGCTGCAGTACCCGAAGTTGTTCCGCGAGTGGCTGTGGGTCGGGATGCCGCGCTACCACTTCCTGCAGCTGTTCAGCAGCGTCGTCGGCGGGGTCGTGCTCATCTGGTGGGCGGTCATGACGCTGCGTCGTCGGGAGCCGAGGGCGGTGGCGCCGCTCTACAGCCCGCCGCGGCGGCCGGGCCTGGTGATCGCCGCTGTGCTGGCGGCGGGCGCCGGATTGGCTGCGGTGCGGGCGGTGACGGTCATGGCCTGGATGGACGACCAGTCGGTGGTCGGGTTCGCCAGGACGCTGGCGGCCGGGGTCGCCCCGAGCGGCGCCCAGGTCGCGGCCGGGACGGCCAGGATCGCGATCTGCGTGGTGACCGGCGCGTTCGTCGCGCTGATGGTGGTGGGCGTGCTCCAACGTGCGAGGCAGCGCACAGCCGGACCAGTGGACTAG
- a CDS encoding S1 family peptidase, giving the protein MKVRSLLLGLLAAAATAIAAPAAATAAPEGDPVMTPAIVGGTNATQTYSFMASLQSTSGSHFCGGSLIKANWIVTAAHCVQGKSASSVQARIGTTNRTSGGTVARASRIIIHPSYRSSYDIALIQLSTSVTQAPVKIAASSGATNQASRIIGWGQTCPAPGGCGAPVTLQQLDTSVVADSRCSGISGSIEICTNNPGGRAGACYGDSGGPQVISVSGVWQLTGATSRSGGGSQCAQAPSIYTDVVAHKSWITGYTGAL; this is encoded by the coding sequence ATGAAGGTTCGTTCCCTGCTGCTGGGCCTGCTGGCCGCGGCGGCGACCGCGATCGCCGCCCCCGCGGCGGCCACCGCGGCCCCCGAGGGTGACCCGGTCATGACCCCGGCGATCGTGGGCGGCACCAACGCCACCCAGACCTACAGCTTCATGGCTTCCCTGCAGAGCACCTCGGGCAGCCACTTCTGCGGCGGCTCGCTGATCAAGGCCAACTGGATCGTCACCGCCGCGCACTGCGTGCAGGGCAAGTCGGCGTCGAGCGTGCAGGCCCGCATCGGCACCACCAACCGGACCAGCGGCGGCACCGTCGCCCGCGCGTCGCGGATCATCATCCACCCGAGCTACCGCAGCAGCTACGACATCGCGCTGATCCAGCTCAGCACCAGCGTCACCCAGGCGCCGGTGAAGATCGCCGCGAGCTCGGGCGCCACCAACCAGGCCAGCCGCATCATCGGCTGGGGCCAGACCTGCCCGGCCCCCGGCGGTTGCGGTGCCCCCGTCACCCTGCAGCAGCTCGACACCTCGGTCGTGGCCGACTCCCGGTGCTCCGGCATCTCGGGCTCGATCGAGATCTGCACCAACAACCCCGGCGGCCGCGCCGGTGCCTGCTACGGCGACTCCGGTGGCCCGCAGGTCATCTCCGTCAGCGGCGTGTGGCAGCTGACCGGCGCCACCAGCCGCTCCGGTGGTGGCTCGCAGTGCGCCCAGGCCCCGTCCATCTACACCGACGTGGTCGCGCACAAGAGCTGGATCACCGGCTACACCGGTGCGCTCTAA
- a CDS encoding PH domain-containing protein: MSGSEWGRLDPRMIVVRPLNELIGLLPPLAALVFFGNFDTWRVVTSAGVVGLVIVYGLLSWVNTKYRITDSQVELHKGVLFRQRRSIPRDRIRTVDLTAKLGHRLFGLSAVRVGTGQQERTPGEGTVTLDAVTAVEAERLRQALLRRAEHVEEHADDDGVPIASLDTRWYRYAPLTLSGFITIGIVIGFLMNLVNELDLRFSDVGAFRRALRWLSEAEFSTVIPVVAGFAIVLSVLASLAGYLLQNHNYRLTRQPDGTVRVRRGLLTTRSVSIEEKRLRGAVLHEPLLLRAGGGGRVTAVTTGLNKVGGSSLLLPPAPRAEADHVTADVLSVADAPTASPLTQHPTRAKTRRIVRAVVPMVVIAAALFALAETAAWPAWLWITAAVLIPITVLVGLDRYRALGHTLTDDYLVARSGSLDRRTVALRRDGIIGWKITRTLFQRRARVFTLTAVTAAGSGGYPVLDIGDDQGLDLAEQAIPGLIGQFLVED; this comes from the coding sequence GTGAGTGGGTCGGAGTGGGGGCGGCTGGACCCGAGGATGATCGTGGTGCGGCCGCTCAACGAGTTGATCGGGTTGTTGCCGCCGCTGGCCGCGTTGGTGTTCTTCGGCAACTTCGACACGTGGCGGGTGGTCACCAGCGCCGGGGTGGTCGGGCTGGTCATCGTGTACGGGTTGCTGTCGTGGGTGAACACTAAGTACCGGATCACCGACAGCCAGGTCGAGTTGCACAAGGGGGTGCTGTTCCGGCAGCGCCGCTCGATCCCGCGTGACCGCATCCGCACCGTCGACCTGACCGCGAAGCTCGGGCACCGCCTGTTCGGCCTGTCCGCCGTCCGCGTCGGCACCGGGCAGCAGGAGCGCACCCCCGGCGAGGGCACCGTCACCCTCGATGCCGTCACTGCCGTTGAGGCCGAGCGCCTAAGGCAGGCCCTGCTGCGAAGGGCCGAACACGTCGAGGAACACGCGGACGACGACGGTGTGCCCATCGCGTCGCTGGACACGCGGTGGTACCGGTACGCGCCCCTGACGTTGTCCGGGTTCATCACGATCGGCATCGTCATCGGGTTCCTGATGAACCTGGTGAACGAGCTCGACCTGCGGTTCTCCGACGTCGGCGCCTTCCGCAGGGCACTGCGTTGGCTCAGCGAGGCGGAGTTCTCGACGGTCATCCCGGTCGTGGCCGGGTTCGCGATCGTCCTGTCGGTCCTGGCGTCCCTCGCCGGGTACCTCCTGCAGAACCACAACTACCGGCTCACCCGTCAACCAGACGGCACGGTCCGCGTCCGCCGGGGGTTGCTCACTACGCGTTCCGTCTCCATAGAGGAGAAGCGCCTCCGGGGAGCGGTGCTGCACGAGCCGCTTCTCCTACGCGCTGGAGGCGGCGGCAGGGTGACCGCGGTGACGACGGGTCTAAACAAGGTGGGCGGCAGTAGCTTGCTTCTCCCTCCAGCGCCCCGCGCCGAAGCCGACCACGTCACTGCTGACGTCCTATCGGTCGCCGACGCGCCTACTGCCAGCCCGCTCACCCAACACCCAACTCGAGCTAAGACCCGGCGCATCGTCAGAGCGGTCGTACCGATGGTGGTGATCGCTGCCGCTCTATTCGCGTTGGCAGAAACCGCGGCTTGGCCCGCTTGGCTCTGGATCACCGCAGCGGTTCTTATCCCGATCACCGTCCTAGTGGGCCTAGACCGCTATAGAGCACTCGGCCACACCCTCACCGATGACTACCTAGTAGCCCGCTCAGGCTCTCTAGACCGCCGCACAGTCGCCCTACGCCGCGACGGCATCATCGGTTGGAAGATCACCCGCACTCTCTTCCAACGCCGCGCCCGCGTCTTCACCCTCACCGCTGTCACCGCGGCCGGGTCAGGCGGCTACCCGGTCCTCGACATCGGCGACGACCAGGGCCTAGACCTCGCGGAACAAGCGATCCCCGGCCTGATCGGTCAATTCTTGGTCGAGGACTAG
- a CDS encoding glutamate--cysteine ligase: protein MGKDVESTEFTRADRARFRQKVRRCLDVFAQMLAESRFEHGRPMAGLEIELNLIDEHGDPAMRNDQVLAAIADPAFQTELGRFNIEINLPPQRLGPGGLGAFERLVRADLNEAEAKASRVGAHIVMVGILPTLRVGHVGTGVLSANPRYRLLNEQVLAARGEDLEINIGGVERLAATADSIAPESACTSVQYHLQVAPEDFARFWNASQVVAGVQVALGANAPYLFGKHLWAETRVALFEQATDTRPDELKAQGVRPRVWFGDRWITSIFDLFEENAQYFSALLPLTDAEDPAEVLARGDIPELHELRLHNGTIYRWNRPIYDVVNGRPHLRVENRVLPAGPSVVDTMANGALYFGLVRALADQDRPLWTQMSFAAAEDNFHTASRNGIDSRVYWPGVGEVPVTELVLRRLLPLAHEGLDAWGVDPADRDRLLGVIEQRCITGRNGATWQVDTVRSLEAATSVDRWGALREMVGLYREHMHSNEPVHTWPIP from the coding sequence ATGGGCAAGGACGTCGAGTCCACCGAGTTCACCAGGGCCGACCGGGCGCGGTTCCGGCAGAAGGTGCGCCGCTGCCTCGACGTGTTCGCGCAGATGCTGGCCGAGTCGCGGTTCGAGCACGGGCGGCCGATGGCGGGCCTGGAGATCGAGCTGAACCTCATCGACGAGCACGGCGACCCGGCGATGCGCAACGACCAGGTGCTGGCGGCGATCGCGGACCCGGCGTTCCAGACCGAGCTCGGCCGGTTCAACATCGAGATCAACCTGCCGCCGCAGCGCTTGGGACCCGGCGGGCTCGGCGCGTTCGAGCGGCTGGTGCGCGCGGACCTCAACGAGGCGGAGGCCAAGGCGTCGCGGGTGGGCGCGCACATCGTGATGGTGGGGATCCTGCCGACGCTGCGGGTCGGGCACGTGGGAACCGGGGTGCTCTCGGCCAACCCGCGCTACCGGCTGCTCAACGAGCAGGTGCTGGCCGCCCGCGGCGAGGACCTGGAGATCAACATCGGCGGGGTGGAGCGGCTGGCGGCCACCGCCGACTCGATCGCCCCGGAGAGCGCGTGCACCAGCGTGCAGTACCACCTGCAGGTCGCGCCGGAGGACTTCGCCCGGTTCTGGAACGCCAGCCAGGTGGTGGCCGGGGTGCAGGTGGCGCTGGGGGCCAACGCGCCGTACCTGTTCGGCAAGCACCTGTGGGCCGAGACCAGGGTCGCGCTGTTCGAGCAGGCCACCGACACCCGCCCGGACGAGCTCAAGGCCCAGGGGGTGCGGCCGAGGGTGTGGTTCGGCGACCGCTGGATCACCTCGATCTTCGACCTGTTCGAGGAGAACGCCCAGTACTTCTCCGCGCTGCTGCCGCTGACCGACGCCGAGGACCCGGCCGAGGTGCTGGCCAGGGGCGACATCCCCGAACTGCACGAGCTGCGGCTGCACAACGGCACCATCTACCGGTGGAACCGGCCGATCTACGACGTGGTCAACGGGCGCCCGCACCTGCGGGTGGAGAACCGGGTGCTGCCCGCGGGGCCGTCGGTGGTCGACACCATGGCCAACGGGGCGCTGTACTTCGGGCTGGTGCGCGCGCTGGCCGACCAGGACCGGCCACTGTGGACCCAGATGAGCTTCGCCGCCGCCGAGGACAACTTCCACACCGCCTCGCGCAACGGCATCGACTCGCGCGTGTACTGGCCGGGGGTGGGCGAGGTCCCGGTGACCGAACTGGTCCTGCGCCGCCTGCTGCCGCTGGCGCACGAGGGCCTCGACGCCTGGGGCGTGGACCCGGCCGACCGGGATCGGCTGCTCGGGGTGATCGAGCAGCGCTGCATCACCGGCCGCAACGGCGCGACCTGGCAGGTGGACACGGTGCGGTCGCTGGAGGCCGCGACCTCGGTGGACCGCTGGGGCGCGCTGCGCGAGATGGTCGGGCTCTACCGCGAGCACATGCACAGCAACGAGCCCGTGCACACCTGGCCCATCCCCTGA